CGATCCCTTTCCTACCTCTATACGGGTGTTGCTCATCAACAGGTACGACCACTTCGACGTGGACCCCATCAATCGCACCAATGCAACCCTAACCATGGCCACAAAAATACAATGTAAAAAGGTATACACGGTatgacaataaaaataatttgaataaaatcaagTCAAGATACCTAATTCACAAAGTACCTTGAAATGTGGCTAATATCGATCTGAATGCTAAATATGTTCTAGCACATTACGAAATGTACGATCAGTAGGCTTGATAATGTCTGGTGCCAAAACGGTGGCTACCAATGTAACTACCGTGGCCACGTGTCGATGCACTGTCTCACTCGAATGCTGAAATCTATCATGCACTACTCTGTTACCCGAGGCATGACCAAGTACCACCAATGTCATTGCCACAGACTCTTCCAAGCAAACTCTTTTGGTACAGCTATATCCATACTAAGTGCGCAATGTATTACACAATTGTCGAAACACATGGCTTGACATTCTAAAAATATTGCAACATTTCTGCTCATTTCCATTTAATATATACTGTACCCATTCATACCCCGTTTGTATATTTGTATGCATTGGTACTTTGGTCATATAGGTCTCCACGTAAGCTACACATGCACACCCAGCTATATATGCCGCAAGTACAATGTCATCAGTCAGGTCGAAGTCTGAGTCATTTACCAAATCCATCATTCTGGAAGATTTAGAAATGCGTTATCTGACCAATACACATATATTCACCAGTCAATTGGATATAAAGCAATGCCACAGGGCAGAATTAAATCATCTGCATAAACTACACTTTTTTCTCCAAGCATTTAATACAgtgattttgatgttatttgaaaaaaaaaatcctaaatcatTTACATAAACTACACATAAAATTCACAAGtgaaaaacagaaaaattaattttgctcTAGTGGagtttcttattataaattGCTACACGTAAAACTCACAtatgatttggattttttttttttttttatagcttttaccAATATAAGCTTTTACCAAACTTTTACTAATATAAgctttttttatagaatttttttttgttaattttttttgtttatagcttTTAGAACCGTTGgccactttttattattattattattttttggttatagTTTTTACCAATATAAGCTTTTACCAAACTTTTACCaatataagctttttttttatggcttcttctttttcttttttttagcttttaaagTGGAGAGAACTATtggccacttttttttaaattttttttttttagcttttaccAATATAAGCTCTTACCAAACTTTTAccaatataagttttttttatagatttttttttttgtttatagcttTTAGAACCGTTGgccactttttatttatttatttattgttatagtTTTTACCAATATAAGCTTTTACCAAACTTTTACAATATAAGCTTTTTTtatagctcttttttttttttttttagcatttaaagTGGAGAGAACCATTGGccactttttaaaataaaaaaaaaaatttattgctttTATCAATATAAGCTTTTACCAAATTTTACCAATATAAGCTTTTACCAAACTTTTACCAATATAAGCTTTTTTTAtagattgtttttttgttaattttttttgtttatagcttttaccaaaatttttttaaaaataatcataacaaCAATGGCACATGGAAAATGTCATTCATTTTAAGGCCAATTTAATGATCACAGCCTATCATGGAATACTCAAGGAGTTCATATATTACTTCCTAGCAGAATGTAAAAGATGAGTACATGCCTATTATATCCAAATCAAGATGAAGACAATGACCAAGAGAGGCCAAAGTTTGTTAacagtaataaatttttaagacATATTTGtgaacacacaaaaaataaaaataaacaaaaaagagtgCAATAGGTACATTTTTGAAAATCCGATTACTACACAACACCACATTGAAGCAACCCTATCGAGACAATCCCCTTTCATTCAGAGAAAATGAAATTGAGGGTTCCTTTGGAACTGCATCTCTAGCCACTTCAGCTGAATGTCCTTGTCATGAACAAGTGTTGCAATCATGCTCCTATTCACTACTGTTTCCATGAAGAAGAGGGTGTTAAACATAAAAAGACGATTGCCCGATTGCACCTCGGGAAGACTCAACACCATGTCCAGAATTTCTTTAAACTCAGTAATTGTTGTGTTTGCAATTGGTGGATGAGTACTTACAGTTCTACTTTCAACAATAACATTTGAGATACTCTTCAAAGAGTCGGACAACTCTTGCACAActgaacacttttttttttggtttcttgcaAATTCCCCTAGTAATGTGGACACTGCTGAGCTTGCCTTTCCCCTTATCTAATGACGGTCCTACCCTCGACAATGATGGGTCTTCAACCTCCATTGGGTCAACATTCACAGAGGATTGACATTGGGGATCAACAAACTCTTTGCTATCAACGGAGTCCCCAGACCCTTCGGTGCTTTCCTTTGGCATTAGACCACTAGTGCAGAATGCATTTTTCCCCGTTGCAACTGTGCCTCCATACATGATGTCCATGGAGTCAAGATTCGGCATTCCTTATTTTCTAAAGGTTCCTGCGATGGGACATGCCTACATGTAGACAACCAGTAGTTAGAACACAATATAGTTGTAGGCAATGGAAGTGAACTCAAGGACATGTGAAGTGAACTCACCGCAATCTTTCGGGTCCACCAGTCATCAGTAGCATCAAGCTGCCCAGTTCCAGCATCAATACCCAACCCACTCTCATGCTCAAAATAGTCCTTATACTTCCTCCAATTTCTCCTCAGATGATCCCATTTATTTTT
The sequence above is drawn from the Castanea sativa cultivar Marrone di Chiusa Pesio chromosome 5, ASM4071231v1 genome and encodes:
- the LOC142635220 gene encoding uncharacterized protein LOC142635220 yields the protein MDLVNDSDFDLTDDIVLAAYIAGCACVAYVETYMTKVPMHTNIQTGYEWYGYSCTKRVCLEESVAMTLVVLGHASGNRVVHDRFQHSSETVHRHVATVVTLVATVLAPDIIKPTDRTFRNGCIGAIDGVHVEVVVPVDEQHPYRGKYYLVDSGYPTKQGFLAPYKGERYHIPEFNRGE